A window of Blastocatellia bacterium genomic DNA:
CAATGTCTTCAACATGGCGACCGGCAGTTTTTCACTGCGCAACGGCCCTGTGTTTACCGACCTGCTGCTGGCCGATGAGATCAATCGCACGCCCCCGAAAACGCAGGCCGCGCTGCTGGAAGCCATGGAAGAGCGTCAGGTCACCATTGATGGCTCCTCATATCCTCTGCCGCCGTTATTCATGGTTTTCGCCACGCAAAATCCTATCGAATACGAGGGCACGTATCCGCTCCCTGAAGCTCAACTGGATCGCTTCCTGCTCAAAATCTCCATGCCGTATCCAACTGCCGAGCAAGAGCAACAAGTCGTGTTACGCTGGCACAGCGGCTTTCACACGCTCCACCTGGATGAGGTTCCACTCAATCCATTAAATGGAGAAGCCGTTATCCAGGAATGCCGTCGCACAGTTCGCGCCGTCACCGTCGAAGATGGCATTATGCATTACCTGGTTTCCATTGTCCGTCGAACGCGCGAGATGATTCAAATCGGCTGGGGCGCAAGCCCCCGCGCCAGCATCGCCTTACTGCTCTGTAGTAAAGCGCTGGCGGCAATGCGTGGTCGCTCATTCGTGCTGCCCGACGACGTCAAAGAAATGACCAAACCGGTGCTGCGTCACCGAATTGTCCTACGTCCAGAAGCCCAAATAGACGGCCTTTCCCCCGATGATGTGCTGGATGAAGTGATCCATCACGTGGAAGTGCCACGATGAACCACCGGTCACGAACCACCAAGCACGAGTGCAAGCTATGAATTTCATTTTTGCCAGACGATTCTTTTGGCTGCTGGCGCTCGGTCTGCTGCCATTGTCATTCAGTTGGATGATCCCAGCACTTGTGGACATCACCATCGGATACAACCTGCTGTTGTTTTTGGCGGCATGGTTCGACAACGCGCAAACAGGGCGATTGATGAACTTGCAGGTCGAGCGCCACGTTCATCACCATCTCTCACTGGATGCCAAGAACGCGGTCACATTGCGCCTCTGGAACCACTCACTCCGAGCCGCGACGATCCAACTTGAAGACGAATACCCCCCAGAGATGGAAGCCTCGCACACGCGCCTTCACGGTTCAATCGGCCCGGCCGAGGCGCTCACCCTCTCATACACCCTGAGACCAAACAAGCGAGGCGACTTCCAGTTTGGAAAGACAGTATGTCGGGTTCTCGGC
This region includes:
- a CDS encoding MoxR family ATPase, producing MTTHVHEITEHIRHELHKVIVGQEHVIDQILVALFAEGHVLIEGVPGIAKTLLVKVLARVLGLRFSRIQFTPDLMPADITGTNVFNMATGSFSLRNGPVFTDLLLADEINRTPPKTQAALLEAMEERQVTIDGSSYPLPPLFMVFATQNPIEYEGTYPLPEAQLDRFLLKISMPYPTAEQEQQVVLRWHSGFHTLHLDEVPLNPLNGEAVIQECRRTVRAVTVEDGIMHYLVSIVRRTREMIQIGWGASPRASIALLLCSKALAAMRGRSFVLPDDVKEMTKPVLRHRIVLRPEAQIDGLSPDDVLDEVIHHVEVPR